In Alkalihalobacterium alkalinitrilicum, a genomic segment contains:
- a CDS encoding ABC transporter permease, producing the protein MYKYIIRRVLQFIPMLFIVTVVIFALAYAAPGDPLSGEILDPNIPAEVLEERREALGLNDPIPVQYWNWLSSVAVGDFGQSMHYTGRSVSELIGSRIMNTLYLSLFSLFITIVVAIPIGIYSAKKPYSLLDYSATTFAFLGLATPNFFAALIAIYVFSFQLGWFPSQGTVSTIGLTGFELFFDKLRHLVLPGFTLGLASTAIYMRYMRTEMMEVMGSDFIRTAKAKGLGPRPVLYKHTLRNALIPIITLLGFEFGTLLSGAVITEAVFNYPGLGTLFLNSIMNRDYPVIMAINLLLAITILIGNLLADIFYAVVDPRIRYD; encoded by the coding sequence ATGTATAAATACATCATACGAAGGGTCTTGCAATTTATACCTATGCTTTTTATCGTGACAGTTGTTATTTTCGCATTAGCCTATGCGGCACCTGGAGATCCACTATCTGGTGAAATCTTAGATCCAAATATACCAGCGGAAGTGTTGGAAGAGCGAAGAGAAGCATTAGGGTTAAATGACCCCATACCAGTTCAATATTGGAATTGGCTATCTTCTGTAGCAGTAGGTGATTTTGGACAATCCATGCACTATACAGGACGTTCAGTAAGTGAACTGATTGGTTCACGTATTATGAACACGTTATATCTATCATTATTTTCACTTTTTATAACGATCGTAGTAGCAATTCCAATTGGAATTTACTCTGCGAAAAAACCATATTCTTTGCTTGACTATAGTGCAACTACTTTTGCTTTTCTCGGTCTTGCAACTCCAAACTTCTTTGCGGCGCTAATTGCTATTTATGTATTCTCGTTCCAATTAGGTTGGTTTCCATCTCAAGGAACGGTTTCAACAATTGGCTTAACAGGTTTTGAGTTATTCTTTGATAAATTAAGACATTTAGTGTTACCAGGATTTACGCTGGGTTTAGCAAGTACAGCGATCTATATGCGTTATATGAGAACAGAAATGATGGAAGTTATGGGTAGTGACTTTATTCGTACGGCAAAGGCAAAAGGTTTAGGACCAAGACCTGTATTATACAAGCATACTCTTCGAAATGCATTAATTCCGATTATTACTCTACTCGGTTTTGAATTTGGAACATTGTTAAGTGGTGCCGTTATTACTGAGGCAGTATTTAACTATCCAGGCTTAGGAACACTGTTTTTAAACTCGATTATGAATCGTGATTATCCAGTGATTATGGCAATAAACTTACTGTTAGCAATAACAATCCTAATAGGTAACTTACTTGCTGATATTTTCTATGCTGTAGTAGATCCAAGAATACGTTACGATTGA
- a CDS encoding peptide-binding protein, with amino-acid sequence MKKSLALMLAGALSLSTILAACGGGGTEEEAPTTDPTEETEQGEEAAGEPQQGGTINAAMFSAPAGQFNPIFYADSYEANILDFTHEALVALDEELQWIPSLAKEWDFNDDHTELTYILNEGVQWHDGEEFTADDVVFTYTSIADGAYTAAGGVRVDYVNQLVGYEEYRDGEADTLAGVEAVDPYTVKFTFKEPSITANQYTSFPIIPKHVFEEVRVSEMPEHTASRNAGEVIGTGPFKLTDILEGQQYVLERNEDYWQGAPYLDRIVWKVVNQDVMLGQLQNEELHMVGLPGGVPAADAQDVEAMQNVTLVQDQDFGYQYMGFKLHHSQGEQSDWTDKSGWVPNEKLQDEKVRQAIAHAVNRQGFVDGLLYGSGTVLNAPFPEASWAFDPDAVNDYEYSEEKANALLDEAGFTERDGDGFRLDPNGNEYTLNLDFPTGNTVRERTAPIIKENLEAVGIRVNMRSPREAAAHFEMVEQNNTDWDLYLAGWGLSTGDPDPSGIHRSTAPYNYLRWDDTHSDELLDAALKTPEAFDLEYRQQVYRDWANYYSEQLPALPLYSANVNVAFNTKFHGWTVKPRNVNADSHLWWLEQ; translated from the coding sequence ATGAAGAAAAGTTTAGCATTAATGTTAGCTGGCGCTCTTTCTCTTAGTACAATTCTTGCTGCATGTGGAGGAGGCGGAACGGAAGAAGAAGCTCCAACAACTGATCCAACAGAAGAAACAGAGCAAGGTGAAGAAGCTGCAGGTGAACCACAACAAGGTGGTACAATCAACGCGGCTATGTTCTCAGCTCCAGCTGGTCAATTCAATCCAATTTTCTACGCAGATTCATATGAGGCAAACATTTTAGACTTCACTCACGAAGCTCTAGTTGCTCTAGATGAAGAGTTACAATGGATTCCTTCATTAGCAAAAGAGTGGGACTTTAATGATGACCATACAGAGTTAACTTACATCTTAAACGAAGGTGTTCAGTGGCACGATGGTGAAGAGTTTACTGCAGATGACGTAGTATTCACTTACACTTCAATTGCTGATGGTGCTTATACTGCTGCTGGTGGTGTACGTGTTGATTACGTAAACCAATTAGTGGGTTATGAAGAGTACCGTGATGGTGAAGCAGATACTTTAGCTGGTGTTGAAGCAGTCGATCCTTACACTGTTAAATTTACGTTCAAAGAGCCAAGTATCACGGCAAACCAATATACAAGTTTCCCAATTATTCCGAAACATGTGTTTGAAGAGGTTCGAGTGAGTGAAATGCCTGAGCACACAGCATCTCGTAACGCAGGTGAAGTTATCGGTACAGGTCCTTTCAAATTAACAGATATTCTTGAAGGACAACAATATGTTTTAGAGCGTAATGAAGATTACTGGCAAGGTGCTCCATACTTAGATCGTATCGTATGGAAAGTAGTAAACCAAGATGTTATGCTTGGACAACTTCAAAATGAAGAGCTTCACATGGTAGGTCTTCCAGGTGGGGTACCTGCAGCTGATGCACAAGATGTAGAAGCAATGCAAAACGTTACATTAGTTCAAGATCAAGATTTTGGATACCAATATATGGGCTTCAAGCTTCATCACTCTCAAGGTGAGCAAAGTGACTGGACTGACAAGTCTGGATGGGTTCCAAACGAAAAGTTACAAGATGAAAAAGTACGTCAAGCCATCGCGCATGCAGTTAATCGTCAAGGATTTGTAGATGGATTACTTTATGGTTCAGGTACTGTATTAAATGCTCCATTCCCAGAAGCTTCTTGGGCATTTGATCCTGATGCAGTAAATGACTATGAGTACAGTGAAGAAAAAGCTAATGCACTTCTTGATGAAGCTGGATTTACTGAAAGAGACGGTGATGGTTTCCGTTTAGATCCAAATGGAAACGAATATACGTTAAATCTTGATTTCCCAACTGGTAACACAGTTCGTGAGCGTACAGCTCCAATCATTAAAGAGAACTTAGAAGCTGTAGGTATTCGTGTAAACATGCGTAGCCCACGTGAAGCAGCTGCTCACTTTGAGATGGTAGAGCAAAACAACACGGATTGGGATTTATATTTAGCTGGATGGGGATTATCAACTGGTGACCCAGATCCATCAGGAATCCACAGATCAACTGCTCCATATAACTACTTACGTTGGGATGACACTCATAGTGATGAGTTATTAGATGCAGCATTAAAAACACCAGAAGCATTTGACCTTGAATATCGTCAACAAGTATATCGTGACTGGGCAAACTACTATTCTGAGCAACTTCCAGCTTTACCGTTATACAGTGCAAACGTAAACGTTGCATTTAACACGAAGTTCCACGGCTGGACAGTTAAGCCTCGTAATGTAAATGCTGACTCTCATTTATGGTGGTTAGAACAATAA
- a CDS encoding ABC transporter ATP-binding protein, protein MTNKENLQHDREKLVEVKNLKKYFPVKGGILQRTVSNVKAVDDISFDIYKGETLGIVGESGSGKSTMGRVLLRLLDPTSGTIKFEGNDISTISQRKLRPLRKDMQMVFQDPYASLNPRMSVGELIEEPMLVQNTMSAKDRKDMVVDLLGKVGLGPEARLKYPHEFSGGQRQRIGIARSLSTKPKFIIGDEPVSALDVSVQSQVLNIMEDLQDEFGLTYLFIAHDLSVVKHISDRVAVMYLGRIAEIAPKHSLYEKPLHPYTQALLSAVPSTNVHAKREKIKLSGDLPSPSNPPTGCSFHTRCPKAHDRCKVERPDLTHMGDGHYVACHLYTDPEPKIEPKEV, encoded by the coding sequence ATGACTAACAAAGAAAACTTACAACATGACAGAGAGAAGCTAGTAGAGGTTAAAAATTTAAAAAAATACTTTCCAGTAAAAGGCGGTATCCTTCAACGTACAGTTAGTAATGTAAAAGCAGTAGATGATATTAGTTTTGATATATATAAAGGTGAAACTTTAGGTATTGTTGGTGAGTCTGGTTCTGGTAAGTCAACAATGGGAAGAGTCCTGCTTCGCTTATTAGATCCGACTTCTGGAACTATAAAATTTGAAGGAAATGACATTTCTACAATAAGTCAAAGAAAACTTCGCCCACTACGTAAAGATATGCAAATGGTTTTCCAAGATCCATATGCATCACTTAACCCACGTATGAGTGTAGGGGAACTTATTGAAGAACCAATGCTTGTGCAAAATACGATGTCTGCTAAAGATCGTAAAGACATGGTTGTTGATTTATTAGGTAAAGTAGGGTTAGGTCCAGAAGCTCGCTTGAAATATCCGCACGAATTTTCAGGTGGTCAACGTCAAAGAATTGGTATTGCTAGGTCATTATCAACAAAACCAAAGTTTATTATCGGGGATGAGCCAGTATCAGCGTTAGATGTATCTGTGCAATCTCAGGTATTAAATATTATGGAAGATCTGCAAGATGAATTTGGATTAACGTATTTATTTATTGCCCATGATTTAAGTGTTGTTAAGCATATTAGTGATCGTGTTGCGGTTATGTATTTAGGGAGAATTGCAGAAATAGCACCGAAGCATTCCTTATACGAAAAACCACTTCACCCATATACACAGGCGTTACTATCAGCAGTTCCATCAACAAACGTACATGCAAAAAGGGAAAAAATTAAACTATCTGGTGATTTACCAAGCCCGTCAAACCCACCAACAGGATGCTCTTTCCATACGAGGTGTCCAAAAGCACATGATCGTTGTAAAGTAGAACGCCCAGATTTAACTCATATGGGAGATGGCCATTATGTTGCTTGTCACCTATATACAGATCCAGAGCCAAAGATTGAGCCAAAAGAAGTTTAA
- a CDS encoding ABC transporter ATP-binding protein: MDKNVLLEVRGLKTHFFIDDGKVAKAVDGVDFDIRKGETLALVGESGSGKSITSLSVMQLIQSPPGKIVAGSIKLDGKDLLKLSEKEMTNVRGNDIGMIFQEPMTSLNPVFTIGNQIAEPLMKHKKMKKKEAYAKALELLKLVGFPRADEIIHEYPHQLSGGMRQRAMIAMALSCNPKLLIADEPTTALDVTIQAQILDLMVDMKEEFGSSILMITHDLGVVAETADRVMVMYGGQIVEQADVKELFTNPKHPYTVGLLNSMPQIDDDKERLEAIPGMVPPAHNFPKGCRFAPRCKHAMDKCTNDVPELYDAGPGHKVRCVLFDGKE; this comes from the coding sequence ATGGACAAAAATGTTCTATTAGAAGTAAGAGGGTTAAAAACGCATTTTTTTATAGATGACGGTAAAGTAGCAAAAGCTGTAGATGGTGTCGATTTTGACATACGTAAAGGTGAAACACTTGCTCTAGTAGGGGAGTCAGGTAGTGGTAAGAGTATTACTTCTCTATCAGTTATGCAATTAATTCAATCACCACCAGGGAAGATTGTTGCAGGCTCAATTAAGTTAGATGGAAAAGACCTTCTAAAGCTATCTGAAAAAGAAATGACAAATGTTCGTGGAAATGATATTGGTATGATCTTTCAAGAACCAATGACATCTTTAAATCCAGTGTTTACAATTGGAAATCAAATTGCAGAACCATTAATGAAACATAAGAAAATGAAGAAAAAGGAAGCGTATGCAAAAGCACTAGAATTATTAAAGCTAGTTGGATTTCCACGTGCGGATGAAATCATTCATGAGTACCCGCACCAATTATCAGGTGGTATGAGACAACGTGCAATGATTGCGATGGCACTTTCCTGTAATCCGAAGTTATTAATTGCAGATGAGCCTACTACGGCATTGGACGTTACCATTCAAGCACAGATCTTAGATTTAATGGTTGATATGAAGGAAGAGTTCGGATCGTCAATCTTAATGATTACCCATGACTTAGGTGTTGTAGCAGAAACAGCTGACCGAGTGATGGTTATGTATGGTGGACAAATAGTCGAACAAGCTGATGTAAAAGAGCTATTCACAAATCCTAAACATCCGTATACTGTTGGATTATTGAATAGTATGCCGCAAATCGATGATGACAAAGAGCGTTTAGAAGCAATACCTGGAATGGTACCACCAGCGCATAATTTTCCAAAGGGTTGCCGTTTTGCCCCTCGTTGTAAACATGCGATGGACAAGTGTACTAACGACGTACCTGAACTTTATGATGCAGGTCCAGGGCATAAAGTACGTTGTGTTCTTTTTGACGGAAAGGAGTAA
- a CDS encoding Lrp/AsnC family transcriptional regulator, translated as MSKLDHMDFAILGYLQENGKRSYTEIAKLLDVSEGTIRTRINRMLKENVFEFIIHTNPNKVGLNVQAIIGISTKLGSQEEIADQLNRYAEVRFVGAFSGRHDLIIQAYFKSNEDLVHFVNKELAKMDGIISADVNIELKQYKDSFSYVQEKDV; from the coding sequence ATGAGTAAATTAGATCATATGGACTTTGCTATATTAGGATATCTACAAGAAAACGGCAAAAGATCCTATACAGAAATTGCGAAGTTGTTGGACGTAAGTGAAGGAACAATTCGGACGAGAATTAATCGAATGCTTAAAGAGAATGTATTTGAATTCATTATTCATACTAACCCAAATAAAGTAGGATTAAACGTTCAAGCAATTATTGGCATTTCAACGAAGTTAGGAAGTCAGGAAGAAATTGCAGACCAACTAAATCGGTATGCGGAAGTGCGCTTTGTCGGAGCATTCTCAGGAAGACATGATTTGATCATTCAGGCATACTTTAAGAGCAATGAGGATTTAGTCCATTTTGTAAATAAAGAATTAGCTAAAATGGACGGAATAATAAGTGCTGACGTTAATATAGAACTGAAACAATATAAAGACTCATTTTCTTATGTACAAGAAAAAGATGTATAA
- the serS gene encoding serine--tRNA ligase gives MLDIKLLRKDFSEIKKKLEMRGEELSGIDQFQDLDEKRRTIIVSVEELKSKRNAVSQEVAQLKREKKEADHLILEMREVSDKVKELDDELRTIEEQLDYLLLTIPNIPHETVPVGQSEDDNVEVRQWGERPEFSFEAKPHWDIATELEILDFERAAKVTGSRFVFYKGLGARLERALLNFMMDLHQDEHGYEEILPPYMVNRTSMIGTGQLPKFEEDAFKITEEDYFLIPTAEVPVTNLHRDEILSVEQLPIAYTAFSACFRSEAGSAGRDTRGLIRQHQFNKVELVRFVKPEESYEELERLTGHAEKVLQLLKLPYRVMSMCTADLGFTAAKKYDIEVWIPSYGTYREISSCSNFEDFQARRANIRFKREAKGKTEYVHTLNGSGLALGRTVAAILENYQQEDGSVMIPNVLRPYMGNKTSINIK, from the coding sequence ATGCTTGATATAAAATTATTGCGTAAGGATTTTAGTGAAATTAAAAAGAAACTAGAAATGCGTGGAGAAGAATTATCAGGAATTGATCAGTTTCAAGATCTTGACGAAAAAAGAAGAACAATAATTGTTTCTGTAGAAGAATTAAAAAGTAAAAGAAACGCAGTTTCTCAAGAAGTCGCTCAATTGAAGCGTGAGAAAAAAGAGGCAGATCATCTAATTTTAGAGATGCGTGAAGTATCCGATAAAGTAAAAGAATTAGACGACGAACTTCGAACAATTGAAGAACAGTTAGATTATTTACTCTTGACGATTCCTAACATTCCACACGAAACGGTTCCTGTCGGTCAAAGTGAAGATGACAACGTCGAAGTTAGACAATGGGGGGAACGGCCTGAATTTTCTTTTGAGGCAAAACCACATTGGGACATTGCAACAGAGTTAGAAATACTAGATTTTGAAAGAGCAGCCAAAGTAACTGGAAGTCGATTTGTATTTTACAAAGGACTTGGTGCAAGATTAGAACGAGCATTACTGAATTTTATGATGGATTTACACCAAGATGAGCATGGTTACGAAGAAATTCTACCTCCTTACATGGTCAATCGCACAAGTATGATTGGAACAGGGCAATTACCAAAGTTTGAGGAAGATGCTTTCAAAATAACTGAAGAAGATTATTTTCTCATTCCAACAGCTGAAGTACCTGTAACAAATTTACATCGAGATGAAATTTTATCAGTGGAACAATTGCCGATCGCATATACAGCTTTTAGCGCTTGTTTTCGTTCAGAAGCTGGTTCTGCAGGAAGAGATACTAGAGGACTCATTCGACAACATCAGTTTAACAAAGTGGAGCTAGTTCGATTTGTAAAGCCAGAAGAGTCGTATGAGGAACTTGAGAGACTAACTGGACACGCTGAGAAAGTTCTTCAATTATTAAAGCTTCCTTATCGTGTTATGAGTATGTGTACAGCAGATTTAGGATTTACAGCAGCTAAGAAATACGATATTGAAGTTTGGATCCCGAGCTATGGTACATATCGAGAAATTTCTTCTTGTAGTAATTTTGAGGATTTCCAAGCAAGAAGAGCCAATATTCGTTTTAAACGAGAAGCAAAAGGTAAAACAGAGTATGTTCATACATTAAACGGATCTGGATTAGCGTTAGGTCGAACTGTTGCGGCAATTTTGGAGAATTATCAACAAGAAGACGGTAGTGTTATGATCCCTAATGTATTACGTCCTTATATGGGGAATAAAACAAGTATAAATATTAAATAA
- the pdxT gene encoding pyridoxal 5'-phosphate synthase glutaminase subunit PdxT, with the protein MIKIGVLALQGAVREHIKCLAAPDIETVIIKKVEQLENVDGLVFPGGESTTMRRLIDEYGFFEALQEFGAKGKPIFGTCAGLILMSKHIVGQPEGHLGFMDMTVQRNAFGRQRESFETDLIVTGVGDDIRAVFIRAPLIVDVDETVEILSKFNEEIVVARQGHYLACSFHPELTDDHRFHQYFVEMVRESIKQKVQA; encoded by the coding sequence ATGATTAAAATTGGAGTTCTTGCTCTTCAAGGGGCAGTTCGAGAACATATAAAATGTCTTGCAGCTCCTGATATAGAAACCGTAATTATAAAAAAAGTCGAGCAATTAGAAAATGTTGATGGCCTTGTTTTCCCTGGTGGAGAAAGTACGACAATGCGCCGATTGATTGATGAGTATGGATTTTTTGAAGCGCTACAAGAATTCGGAGCTAAGGGTAAACCCATTTTTGGAACGTGTGCAGGCCTTATCCTTATGTCCAAACATATTGTCGGGCAACCTGAAGGACATTTAGGGTTCATGGATATGACTGTACAGAGAAATGCCTTTGGTAGACAACGTGAAAGCTTTGAAACGGACTTAATTGTAACAGGAGTCGGTGATGATATTCGTGCTGTATTTATTCGTGCACCGCTTATTGTAGATGTAGATGAAACTGTTGAAATCCTTTCAAAGTTTAATGAAGAGATTGTTGTAGCGAGACAAGGGCATTACTTAGCTTGCTCTTTTCACCCTGAATTAACAGATGACCATCGCTTTCATCAGTATTTTGTAGAAATGGTCCGTGAATCAATAAAACAAAAAGTACAAGCGTAA
- the pdxS gene encoding pyridoxal 5'-phosphate synthase lyase subunit PdxS — MVETGTDRVKRGMAEMQKGGVIMDVVNAEQAKIAEAAGAVAVMALERVPADIRAAGGVARMADPTIVEEVMGAVSIPVMAKCRIGHIVEARVLEALGVDYIDESEVLTPADEVYHLNKNEYTVPFVCGARDIGEASRRIGEGAAMLRTKGEPGTGNIVEAVRHMRMMQSQVRKIVSMSTDELMTEAKNTGAPYEILLQIQKEGKLPVVNFAAGGVATPADAALMMQLGADGVFVGSGIFKSDNPEKFARAIVRATTHFQDYALIAELSKDLGSAMKGIEISSLNPSERMQERGW; from the coding sequence ATGGTAGAAACGGGTACAGATCGCGTAAAACGTGGAATGGCAGAAATGCAAAAAGGCGGCGTTATTATGGACGTTGTCAATGCAGAACAAGCTAAAATTGCTGAAGCAGCAGGTGCAGTTGCAGTTATGGCATTAGAGCGTGTTCCTGCAGATATTCGTGCAGCAGGTGGGGTAGCTCGTATGGCTGACCCAACAATTGTTGAGGAAGTTATGGGAGCAGTTTCAATACCAGTTATGGCTAAATGCCGTATCGGTCACATTGTAGAAGCACGTGTGCTAGAAGCATTAGGTGTTGACTATATTGATGAGAGTGAAGTCTTAACGCCGGCTGATGAAGTATATCATTTAAATAAAAATGAATATACAGTTCCTTTTGTCTGTGGAGCTCGTGATATTGGTGAAGCTTCTCGTCGTATTGGTGAAGGTGCAGCAATGCTTCGTACAAAAGGTGAGCCTGGAACAGGAAATATCGTAGAAGCTGTGCGTCACATGCGAATGATGCAGTCTCAAGTTCGTAAAATTGTTTCTATGTCAACGGACGAGCTAATGACTGAAGCGAAAAACACAGGTGCACCTTATGAAATCTTACTTCAAATTCAAAAGGAAGGTAAATTACCAGTCGTTAACTTTGCAGCTGGTGGTGTAGCTACTCCTGCTGATGCTGCGTTAATGATGCAGTTAGGTGCTGACGGAGTATTCGTTGGTTCTGGTATCTTTAAGTCAGATAATCCTGAAAAATTTGCTCGTGCAATTGTTAGAGCAACTACACATTTCCAAGACTATGCTTTGATTGCTGAACTTTCTAAAGATCTAGGGTCAGCGATGAAAGGAATTGAAATTTCTTCATTAAATCCTTCTGAGCGCATGCAAGAGCGTGGTTGGTAA
- a CDS encoding D-alanyl-D-alanine carboxypeptidase family protein, with amino-acid sequence MIHRYKKVVVHTLLCAIVFVTFFGSFQKVEASIDLVAESAILVDANTGKVLFEKNADVMLPPASMSKMMTEYLVLEAIHKGTIMWDQTVPINSFVSNMSHQAGSSNVFLDPEEMYTVKDLYEAMAIESGNAATIALAEVIAGGSYATFVERMNEKAEELELDDYSFVNSTGLPNRSYLGQHVAGNENDENRLSARATAKLAFHLINDFPEMLDTASIPMQRFQGEVLTDVDTQACLNDWTCMKNWNEMLPGLKHEYDGMLGLKTGYTNEAGYCFTGVAEKNGVTLISVVMRLKDLDDRFTETQRLLDYGFNNFNQYEVHLEDVFEEGVTTLPVVNGKAREVKVTVSEPLKVLLKSGDEEFFAPLLELDPNLVTEDGELIAPIEQGEVIGTLTAIHQGDTEYSHLYANAVQHEIVQVETAEAVERAGFFSRGMRGVGGFISNVWTNVADTVKGWFN; translated from the coding sequence ATGATACACAGATATAAAAAAGTAGTAGTCCATACGTTACTTTGTGCCATTGTTTTTGTTACTTTTTTTGGTTCATTCCAAAAAGTTGAAGCAAGCATAGATTTAGTAGCTGAATCTGCTATTTTAGTAGATGCCAATACTGGGAAAGTATTGTTTGAAAAAAATGCAGATGTCATGTTACCGCCAGCAAGTATGTCAAAAATGATGACAGAATACTTGGTGTTAGAAGCAATTCATAAAGGAACGATTATGTGGGATCAAACGGTTCCGATTAATAGTTTTGTTAGTAATATGTCACACCAAGCTGGATCTTCAAATGTATTCTTAGACCCAGAAGAAATGTATACTGTAAAAGATTTGTATGAAGCAATGGCTATTGAATCTGGAAATGCAGCGACCATTGCACTTGCAGAAGTCATTGCAGGTGGTTCGTATGCTACATTTGTTGAACGAATGAATGAGAAGGCAGAAGAGTTAGAACTAGATGATTACAGCTTTGTGAACTCAACGGGTTTACCAAATCGGTCATATCTTGGTCAGCATGTTGCTGGTAATGAAAATGATGAAAACCGTTTATCTGCCCGAGCAACCGCTAAACTTGCCTTTCATTTAATTAATGATTTTCCAGAAATGTTAGATACCGCAAGTATCCCGATGCAACGGTTTCAAGGTGAAGTATTAACAGACGTAGATACACAAGCTTGTTTAAATGATTGGACATGCATGAAAAACTGGAATGAGATGTTACCAGGATTAAAGCATGAGTATGATGGGATGTTAGGACTAAAAACAGGATATACTAATGAAGCAGGATACTGTTTTACTGGTGTTGCTGAAAAAAATGGAGTTACATTAATTTCTGTTGTCATGCGTTTGAAAGATTTAGATGATAGATTTACTGAAACCCAGCGCCTTTTAGACTACGGTTTTAATAATTTTAATCAATACGAAGTTCACCTTGAAGATGTATTTGAAGAAGGTGTAACAACATTACCAGTAGTCAATGGAAAAGCACGTGAAGTAAAAGTTACAGTAAGTGAACCTTTAAAAGTGTTGTTGAAATCTGGAGATGAAGAATTTTTTGCCCCTCTCTTAGAGTTAGATCCTAATCTGGTTACTGAAGATGGTGAGCTCATTGCACCAATTGAACAAGGTGAAGTTATTGGTACTTTGACAGCAATTCATCAAGGAGATACAGAATATAGCCATTTGTATGCTAATGCGGTTCAACATGAAATAGTACAGGTTGAGACGGCAGAAGCTGTAGAACGTGCAGGTTTCTTTAGTCGAGGGATGCGTGGAGTTGGTGGCTTTATCTCAAATGTTTGGACGAATGTTGCGGACACAGTAAAAGGTTGGTTTAATTAA